In Candidatus Woesearchaeota archaeon, a single genomic region encodes these proteins:
- a CDS encoding cupin domain-containing protein, with translation MAKKMLRASKSSDLVKYQKGSVVSKEIIRKGTGTVTLFAFDRGQGLSEHTAPFDALVYILGGEAEIFIDKKPFHLKEGEMIIMPANHPHSLKAKKQFKMMLVMIKS, from the coding sequence ATGGCAAAAAAAATGTTACGAGCATCAAAATCAAGTGATTTGGTAAAGTACCAGAAAGGATCTGTTGTAAGCAAGGAAATAATACGTAAAGGCACAGGAACAGTCACTTTGTTTGCCTTTGATCGGGGCCAGGGATTAAGCGAGCACACTGCGCCGTTTGATGCATTAGTTTACATCCTTGGCGGAGAAGCTGAGATTTTCATAGATAAGAAGCCATTTCATTTGAAAGAGGGCGAAATGATCATAATGCCCGCCAATCATCCGCATTCTTTGAAAGCAAAAAAGCAGTTCAAGATGATGTTGGTAATGATAAAGTCATAA
- a CDS encoding isoleucine--tRNA ligase has protein sequence MLKNYDFREVEENTLKFWKEKKIYEKAKEKNRKGKIFYFLDGPPYTSGRVHIGTAWNKALKDCFLRYKRMNGINVWDRAGYDMHGLPTEHKVEEKLGIKQKDDIVKLGVEKFISECRKLSTENMKLMNDDFTRLGIWMDFENAYQSLKNEFIEGEWWLVKKAHENKRLYEGLRTMTWCAHCETALAKHELEYEAVEEDSIFLKFKIKDKQNEYLVIWTTTPWTIPFNLAVMVNPELDYVRAKVESEVWIVAKGLAGAFIGGIANKKFTILEEFKGDKLGGTMYEHPLYKDLKNIYDGLEKESLKVHSVILSSEYVDLSAGSGLVHCAPGCGPEDYEVGHRNGIKPFNNLSERGEFPKEMGRFAGLIAKKDDKKFIEALEEAGALVATTKVEHEYAHCWRCHNPVIYKTTKQWFFKVEDLKEKMIEANKKIKWVPEAAFNAFESWLKNLRDNSITKQRYWGCPLPVWKCEKCSDYAVIGSADELKALAGKIPEDLHKPYIDEVTIKCSCGGVKKRIPDILDVWVDAGTTSWTCLDYPQRKDLFEKMFPPEFILEGKDQIRGWFNLLMVASFVSMNRPSFKAVYMHGFVQDALGRKMSKSLGNQVSPYEVIEKYGVDTLRYYMISGANPGVDINYNFDDLKIKNKNLFVLWNLANYLVDLAQNSGINPAKIDAGIEKNFETEEKYIFSKLNSTIKKVTGLFEEYRLNEVPPAIEELYLELSRTYVQLVRDKFSGEDNEKRVILFALYENTMQILKMFAAVAPFISEQIYLNLKEAFGLKEESIHLFGWPAYDKNKINLELENDFSVVKDVIQSILAGREKIALGVRWPLKEAVLVIDDGKAISAVEKLEDSIKKQTNVKELKIQKIFPQAKTIVKADFNKLGPAFGNKVPKIIAKLSTESSENILGHIRKEGKFTLKVDGETLSIIREHLVVTRIVPSPFKEAEFRYGQLYLNAERNDELEAEGYSREIMRRAQEARKKNGLEKKDRIVLFVKVDEDLKEMLSKWEDAIKEKCGADRIKISDQEPARKHNVEVKENIKGKEIRILFDKL, from the coding sequence ATGCTCAAGAACTATGATTTCAGGGAAGTTGAAGAGAATACCCTGAAGTTTTGGAAAGAGAAAAAGATCTACGAAAAGGCAAAAGAAAAGAACAGAAAAGGAAAGATATTCTATTTCTTAGACGGGCCTCCATACACATCCGGCAGGGTGCATATCGGAACAGCGTGGAACAAGGCATTAAAAGACTGCTTTTTAAGGTACAAAAGGATGAACGGGATAAATGTCTGGGACAGGGCAGGCTATGACATGCACGGGCTTCCTACAGAGCATAAAGTTGAGGAAAAGCTAGGGATAAAGCAGAAGGATGATATTGTGAAATTGGGTGTTGAAAAGTTCATCAGCGAATGCAGAAAGCTTTCAACAGAAAACATGAAGCTGATGAATGATGATTTTACAAGGCTAGGCATCTGGATGGATTTTGAAAATGCCTATCAGTCCTTAAAAAACGAGTTTATTGAAGGCGAATGGTGGCTTGTAAAGAAAGCGCATGAGAACAAACGGCTATATGAAGGGTTGAGGACAATGACATGGTGTGCTCATTGCGAAACAGCGCTTGCAAAGCATGAATTAGAATATGAAGCAGTTGAAGAGGATTCTATTTTCCTGAAATTCAAAATAAAAGACAAGCAGAATGAGTATTTGGTGATATGGACAACAACGCCCTGGACAATTCCGTTCAATCTGGCAGTAATGGTCAATCCTGAGCTTGATTATGTAAGGGCGAAAGTTGAAAGTGAAGTGTGGATTGTTGCAAAAGGTCTGGCAGGGGCATTTATCGGAGGGATTGCGAACAAAAAATTTACAATCTTGGAAGAATTTAAAGGCGATAAATTAGGGGGAACAATGTACGAGCATCCTCTTTATAAAGATCTAAAAAATATTTATGACGGGCTTGAAAAAGAATCTTTGAAAGTGCATTCTGTAATTTTATCTTCAGAATATGTTGATTTGAGCGCGGGCTCCGGATTAGTGCATTGCGCGCCTGGCTGCGGTCCCGAGGATTACGAAGTTGGCCATAGAAACGGGATAAAGCCGTTCAACAACCTGAGCGAAAGAGGGGAATTCCCGAAAGAAATGGGAAGGTTTGCAGGCTTGATTGCAAAAAAGGATGATAAGAAATTTATAGAAGCTTTGGAAGAAGCTGGCGCTTTGGTTGCAACAACAAAAGTAGAGCATGAATACGCGCATTGCTGGCGCTGCCATAATCCTGTCATCTATAAAACAACAAAGCAGTGGTTCTTCAAAGTGGAAGATCTGAAAGAAAAGATGATAGAGGCAAATAAAAAAATAAAATGGGTGCCTGAAGCTGCCTTCAACGCATTTGAGTCATGGCTGAAAAATTTAAGGGACAATTCAATTACAAAGCAAAGGTATTGGGGCTGCCCATTGCCAGTATGGAAATGCGAGAAATGCAGCGATTATGCTGTAATAGGGTCTGCTGATGAGCTTAAAGCATTGGCTGGTAAAATTCCAGAAGACCTTCACAAGCCGTATATTGATGAAGTTACAATAAAATGCAGCTGCGGCGGGGTGAAGAAAAGAATACCCGACATTTTAGATGTATGGGTGGATGCCGGAACAACATCATGGACTTGCCTGGATTATCCGCAGAGAAAAGACTTGTTTGAAAAGATGTTTCCGCCTGAATTTATTCTTGAAGGCAAGGATCAAATAAGGGGATGGTTCAATCTTTTAATGGTTGCATCGTTTGTGAGCATGAACAGGCCTTCTTTCAAGGCAGTTTATATGCACGGCTTTGTGCAGGATGCGCTTGGCAGGAAGATGTCAAAATCCCTTGGCAATCAGGTTTCTCCTTATGAAGTCATTGAAAAATACGGGGTAGATACCTTGCGTTATTATATGATCAGCGGAGCAAATCCCGGGGTTGACATCAATTATAATTTTGATGACCTGAAGATAAAAAACAAAAACCTGTTTGTGCTTTGGAACCTTGCCAATTACCTGGTTGATCTGGCGCAAAACAGCGGCATAAACCCTGCAAAGATTGACGCAGGCATTGAGAAGAATTTTGAAACAGAGGAAAAATACATTTTTTCAAAGCTTAATTCAACAATCAAGAAAGTTACAGGGCTTTTTGAAGAATACAGATTAAATGAAGTTCCGCCTGCAATTGAAGAGCTTTATCTTGAATTATCAAGAACCTATGTGCAGCTTGTGAGAGATAAATTCTCAGGAGAGGATAATGAGAAAAGAGTTATTTTATTCGCGCTTTATGAAAACACAATGCAAATTTTGAAAATGTTTGCGGCAGTTGCGCCGTTTATTTCAGAGCAGATTTATCTCAATTTAAAAGAGGCTTTTGGATTGAAGGAAGAGAGCATTCACTTGTTTGGCTGGCCTGCTTATGATAAAAATAAGATTAACCTGGAGCTGGAAAATGATTTCAGCGTTGTGAAAGATGTCATACAGTCAATACTTGCCGGGAGAGAGAAAATAGCTCTTGGAGTGAGATGGCCTTTAAAAGAAGCTGTTTTGGTTATTGATGATGGAAAGGCAATAAGCGCTGTTGAAAAGCTTGAAGACTCAATTAAAAAACAGACTAATGTGAAAGAACTGAAAATACAGAAGATTTTCCCGCAGGCAAAGACAATTGTCAAAGCAGATTTTAACAAGCTTGGCCCGGCTTTCGGCAATAAAGTTCCTAAGATAATTGCAAAGCTTTCAACAGAGAGCTCTGAAAATATTCTGGGCCATATCAGGAAAGAAGGGAAATTCACATTAAAGGTTGATGGCGAAACATTAAGCATTATCAGGGAGCATTTGGTTGTCACAAGAATTGTTCCTTCCCCGTTTAAGGAAGCTGAGTTCAGATACGGGCAGCTTTACCTTAATGCTGAAAGAAACGATGAACTTGAAGCAGAAGGATATTCGAGGGAGATCATGAGAAGAGCGCAGGAAGCAAGGAAGAAGAACGGCCTTGAAAAGAAGGACAGGATTGTTTTATTCGTTAAAGTTGATGAAGATCTGAAAGAGATGCTTTCCAAATGGGAAGATGCAATAAAGGAGAAGTGCGGAGCAGATAGGATAAAAATATCTGATCAGGAGCCTGCAAGGAAGCATAATGTTGAAGTGAAAGAGAATATAAAAGGGAAAGAGATAAGGATTTTGTTTGATAAGTTATGA
- a CDS encoding Kae1-associated serine/threonine protein kinase — MKQIGSGAEAIIYLDRDVIKDRIRKSYRIPEIDMPLRKTRTRREANILVKLNKISFPAPKLVYSDDKEKLKMDFIEGDKLRDALNRENCRKLCSELGEKVGILHNNNIIHGDLTTSNMLLNKKDSNKIYFIDFGLSFISHKTEDMAVDLHLLRQALESKHHEIWKECFDSAVEGYKKEMKDSYTVLKRLELVEKRGRYKGKAE; from the coding sequence ATGAAGCAGATCGGATCAGGGGCAGAGGCAATCATCTATCTTGACAGGGATGTTATAAAAGACAGGATCAGAAAATCCTACAGGATCCCTGAAATAGATATGCCTTTAAGAAAAACAAGGACAAGAAGGGAAGCAAATATTTTGGTTAAATTAAACAAAATAAGTTTCCCGGCCCCAAAATTAGTTTATTCTGATGATAAGGAGAAGCTAAAGATGGATTTTATTGAAGGCGATAAATTAAGGGATGCTTTAAACAGGGAAAACTGCAGGAAATTATGCTCTGAGCTTGGGGAGAAGGTCGGAATTTTGCACAATAACAACATTATTCATGGAGATTTGACCACTTCAAACATGCTTTTAAACAAAAAAGACAGCAATAAGATATATTTCATTGACTTCGGCCTGAGCTTTATATCGCACAAAACAGAGGACATGGCTGTTGATCTCCATTTATTAAGGCAGGCTTTAGAAAGCAAGCACCATGAAATATGGAAGGAATGCTTTGATTCTGCTGTTGAAGGTTATAAGAAAGAAATGAAAGACAGCTATACTGTGTTAAAAAGGCTGGAGCTTGTTGAAAAAAGAGGCAGGTACAAAGGGAAAGCTGAATGA